From the Natrinema saccharevitans genome, the window GGACGACTTTCTCGACGCCGTCGGGGCGGCGTTCCTCCGCGGACCGCAGGGCCGCGACTGGACGCTCGAGCCGATCTTCGAGGCGCTGACGTGGTACGAACAGGAGTGCATCGACGAACTTCGCGAGCTGCGCAACGAGGCCATGACGAATCGCCGGCCCGACGCGGACGGTCGGTCGATGCCGGACGAGGCGTGGGATCTCGTCTCGGTGGCTCGGTCTCACTTCACGCTGTCCGATTCGCGGGCGTTCAAGCCCGGCGAGGGCGGGAGTCACGATCGCCGTGGCGAGCATCCCGACGACACGGGGCTCGATCAGTTCTGAGATGTTCGACCTCTTGGACCCGATCGTCGTCGAACCCGACAAGACGGCCGCCCGTATCCGCGAGTACGCCCGCGCGAATCCGGACCTTCGCGACGATCAGTACGACGGTCGCGAGGGGACCGTCGACGGCCTCTGCTATCCGCTCGCCGAATCCTATTACCATGCCCGCGGTGGGCAGGCGTCGGGCCTCGAGATCTACTGTCTCTCGTGGGCGGATGTCCGGCCCGTCGACGGCGGCACCCACTGGTATCTGCGCGACCCCGACCGCGGTGTCTGGATCGATCTCGGCCTCAAGGCGGCGGCCGACGGGACGCATATCCCGTACGCGGAGGGGCGGTCGCGGGCGTTCATGACCGGATACGAGCCGTCGCAGCGGGCCCGGCGAATCCTGACCGACCTTAGAATCGGGGTGAGCGAGTCGTGAGCCGTCGTCTCTCGTCGTTTACCGGCTTCCTCGTCGCCTACCTCACGGCGGGCGTCGTCCAATCAACACTGATCGGAGGCGCGTCGGTAGACGCGCTTTCGCGGACACTCACGGACCCATTGTATCCAGTGGTGTGGCCGTTGTTCGTGATAGAGCCGACGTTTTGGGCGTACACTGCGGTCGCCATTCTCTCCGGCCTCGGTGTACTCGCTACCCTCGAGCGATCACGGCTCCCGATTACGGTCCCACGTCGGCTGCCGACGCCGTCGGTTCGACACAGCGCCGAGGGTATCGTGGCGCTGCTCGTCACGGAGGTCGTTGCCCGATTTACGACGGCTGCCGCGTTCGTCGCACACCTCCATATCTGGCCGCCTCATCGTGGCGAACCCGACCTGTCCGTCTCGTTCTATCAGGACGCGATAGCGTTTTTCGACGGCTACACCGAAGGGCTTCCATATCTCGTGTGGGCCGGGGATCTTCTTCCCGAAGTCAGCGCGCTCCCCTCTGGCGGACCAAACCACAACCACGTCCTCCGCGGGATCGGTGAGATTCAGTTCTTCGACGGCGTCGGTTTCGCGATTGTCGTCGGCTACGGACTTGCTCTGGTGCTGTCCTACGCCGGTGTGCGACTCGTCTCGAGGTGGATCCAAGCCCGCCGTAGCGGGGTCCAGCGAGGTGCTGCCGATGTGTGACCGTATACTCGAGGGCACGGTTACGTCGCTCTACGGGCCCGACCACGCGCAACGGGACCACCTCCGACCGATCGTTCGGACGCTGGCCGACGGCAAGCACGTCGCGATCGTCGCCGACGACGACCACGGCCCCGAGGGCCTGCTCGAGATCGCCCGCTCGATGCTCGCGCTGCGGGGGATCGGCCGGACGCACCCGCCCCCGACGCTCGTGATTTCTGACCCGCCGTTTGCCTGCGGCGACACGGTTCGCGTGCCCGTCGATGAGACGACGCTCGCGAACCTGTACGTCCAGGCCGGCGACGTGACCGTCCTCGAATCGACCGACTGACCGAACACCGATCACAGACCCATGAAACGACCCAACCCTACCACCGTCGCGAATCGAATCGGCCGTATCGCCCTCGCAACCATCCTCGCTGGCCTTCTCAGCGTCGTCGCAACCGTCCCGGGAGAGGTGCGAAGCGGGACGTTCGCGGACCTGTCCGACCCGATCGACGTGTATACCACAGTTCTCATGGAGTTCATGATGTACACGATCTTTGCCGCACTTCTCGTCCCGATCATCCTATGCATCCTCTGGGGCCTGTCGCGGTGGTTCTCCCGGACTCGCGTCTGGCAGGCGATCCTCGCCGGAGCCGTTCTCCTCGCGATCGGCGTCTCGATCGAACACTGGGGCACGCACCTCGAGTTCGGTATGTCGCTGGTTGGCTCGCTCACCTACATCGGCGCTGTGCTGGCACCAATCGCACTCGTCGAGGCGCTGTTCGCGTGGGATATCGCCGCCGAAACCTCCCTCGAGGAGTTCGTGACGGCCTCGGGCGGAACGATCGCAGTCGTAATGGCGCTCGTCCTGGTCGCCGCGACGGTCTCGACCGGCGCGCTCGCGGTCGCGGATACGGCCGGTGTATCGCTTGCCAACGACGAGTCCCCGTTCGGCTCCGAGTCGCTCTCCGAATCGGAACTCGAGTCGGAGTACAGCCACTACATGGCCGTCGGGTCCGCCGATGAGATCACGTGCGAACCGGCGACCGTCGAACGGAAGAACGTCTCGGCAGCGGCAGTGACCCACGAGAACAACCTCAGCGCGTTCGAGATCAACGCGACGGCCGTCGACTGGGGGATCGATTCGGCCATTGTCTACGAGTTCCATTACACTGGCGACGGGACGGTTCAAACCCAGCGCGACGGGATTGTCGAGAACGGAACGGTCACCGTCCACGGGATGTGGGACACTTCGGTCACCGACAACAGCTACGAGGTAACCGCGATCGATGGGACAGCCCCTACCGGCGACGCAGCGATGATCGACGGGACCTACCTCGAGTTCGATGTCGTGAACGAGGATGGCAAGGTCGTCCGCTACACCGGAACGCTGTGTGACGACGGTCTCGAATCGGCGTAGGCGGATGTACGGCGAGCCCTCGCTGTTCGAGCTGGTAGTCGCTTCGATCATCCTCGCGGGGACCGCCCGCACCTACCTCGAGCGTGACGAGGAGGATCCCGCCGACGAGGCCCGCCGGCTGTACCAGGAGGGGCTGATCGACGAACTCGAGTTCGAGCGCCGGATCGGTGAGGCCGTCGACGACGAGTTCGAAAAGATTCGGCTCGTCGTGGAAGATATCAACGGCGTCGGGCCGAAGACGAGCAAGGCGATCGCCCGCGAGTACACGACGATCGAGGACCTCCGCGGGACCGACCGGGAGCGACTCGAGGACGTCTACGGCGTTGGCGAGGAAACGGCCGATGCTGTCCTTGAGCGGGTTCGCTGAGAAGTCCGTAACCAAGACCGTGCGCTAAATCACAACACCAGTACCATCGCAATCTCGTACGTGATATAGAGGAGGATAAGGACAATGAGAGCGCGGACGATATAGCCCACGAGGTTGTCTGGTTGCTCACTGTAAATGTCTGCTAATCCAGGTCCGGCTTGTGCACTGGCCCCTACTCCGCCACCAGCCGGTGGCATGCCCTGAAAGATATCATCGCCAAACATTCGCTCCATCTCTCGATCTTGCTGATCGATCATAGCCTCCATGTGGCTATAGTCGTCGAACCGGTTCGTGATCTGGCTTACGTACGACGCTGAACAGTTGCATGCGTCTGCGATCTCCTGGTTTGTTGCGTCCGGATTTTGGTACCACGTTACTAGGATATCCCGCTGGAGGTCCGTTTTCTCCGACTTCCCCTTGGGCATATTTCACTGATTTTAGTTGCAATTGATAAGAAGATTATGGCGAGATCGTCTCGAGATCGTGGTGGACTCGTAGGCCAGATATTACATGTTCTCGTGGATCCAATCAGATATATCGTCGCTAAGTCCATACCAAGCGGCTGGACCAGACAATTTTGTCACTAAAAGTTCATCGTTATAATCCGTATCCTCAATCAGGTCGTCTCTGACATCTGACGCACTCTTATTGGTTTGCACAATCCATGTCGCATTGAGACACTTTGCGTACGCTGGATATGACTTAATCGCCTCGTGGAGTTCTTCATAATCTTGACCAGGAGCGTTCAGCCGATATGTGACCATATATGAGTTCATAAATCGATCTTAGCACGCTAGGCATATAACACGTTCCCAACCAGTGTGAAAGTGAAACTAGTCCCGGATCTCGTCGATCGATTTGGCCGTCTTTTCGGCCTGGATATCGCTGTAGGCCTTGTGCGTGGTTTCGATCGATTCGTGCCGCAGTGCCTTCTGTGCGACCTCGGAATAGCCCTTTTCGTACAACTCACCACCGAGCGCCCGTCGCGCGCCGTGGGGCTCGAGATACGGCTCGTCCTTCTCGCTGTCGACCTCGATACCGGCCTCGTTGGTGAGGTCTTTCATCGTCTCGCGGCTACCTTCTTTGGTGATCGACGGCGGGACGATCTCGCGTTCGCGAAGAATCGAATCGATGTCGCTGCCCGTTTCGGGGCGTTCGCCAGTCGCCGTTTCGACGGCATCGTACTTGCTCGGCGCGTGGTCTGTCGGGAACAGCGGCCACTCGTCGGTCGGTGGCTCCTGTACTCGCTTAAGCCGCTCGAGGGCGGCGTGTGCGGCTTCAGTGAGCCCGACGGTCTCGTACTCTCGTGACTTCCCGAAGACAACGACGTGGCCGCGGTCGAGGTCGACGTCGTCCCACCGAAGGCCGTCGCGTTCCTTGTCGTCGCTGTCGCGAAAGAGTTCGGCCCCACGGAGGCCGAGTTCCGCGAGCAGCACGACGATGGTCCGGTCGCGATAGGCTCGCTCGAGGGGAACGTCGATCACCTCGTCACGGGCCATGCGGACCCGTTCGTCGGCGTACTCAAGGAGTCGTTCCCGCTGCTCGGGTTCCCAGAACTGGGTCTCGCCGGTCGGTTTGTCTTCGGGCAGGAACTCCTCGGCACGTTCGGTGGCCGCCGGGTTCGTATCCAGTAGTTCGTCGCGAACGCAAAACGAGAGGAACGCCCGGACATAGGCGAAGTACGTATTCGCCGTCGAGCCGGCGATCTGCCCGTCGATGAAGTCCTCGCGCAACTCGAGCCCGTACTCCCGACAGTCGCCCGAGTCGAGATCGGCGACCGTGTCGATGCCCTCGTCCTCACAGAACGCGGCGAAGTCTTCGAGGACGGGTTTCATCGTGGCGCGGCTGCCGCCGGCCTCGAGTTTCTTCTCGAGGTAGCGGTCGACTGTCTCTTGGACGGTTGGAGAGGTGAGGTCAGCGTCTCGAGGACGGGCGTCAGTGTCACCACTCATGTTCCTCTAAATCATCGAGCGTGATTCTATCGAGTATTTCTTGAACGTCCTCGTTATCCGAAGACTCCGGCGCATAGCCTGCGCTCTTGAGGTGGTCGTATTTCGGATAGCAAGATCTGCACAGGGGAACAGAAACGGACGTGATCGGCGTCCAGTTCCTCGTTTCGCGTAAGTACTGCTCCCAGTCCACTGGAAGCGTCGGCGTCAAATAGACTCTCTCATCACCACATACCGCACAGTTACGTGAATTATCGTCTCGATCGGACGAATCCCCCGAATTTCTCTCAGACATGATCCTCACTGTGGGGTACAGCCTCGACCCTAGTAAAACCACTTGGTCAAACTGGTATTTAGACAAGTAACTCAAATGGGCCCTAATACTGTCGTTCGCGGGACTCTCAGTTACTCGAGACGGTAAAATCCCTATGTGTATATCGTATGGCGCTATATCAACTGCGGCCGCAGACTCGCCACTCGACTCGAGCAGTGAGTCGGCCGAAAACAAGCGTCTCGAGACCGAACGGGACAAGTCGGGCTATTCGACAGCGCCCGGCTCTTGTTTTCGCCGAGCCTGTCGCACGTTCTTATTCACCGCCTGTCGTGATTTGTCGCGCACGTCCGCCCAGTCGGCTTGGCTATACCCGCGGACCTCGGTCGCGTAGTAGTCGATCGCCTCAGACGCCGAGAGACCACGCTCAAGGAGGTCGCGCACGTCGTCAAAGGCATCCGTCTCGTCAGTATCGCTCATTGGCGTCGCCTTCATGCTGTCACCCTATTAGCCTACTCCTCTCCGAGTCGTGTCCGCACCGCGTCGCGTCGGGGCGCGGCGGCGTACTCGTCGAACGTCTCGCGGAGGTGTGTGCGTGCGGCCTCGAGCGAGTCGAACACTTCGCTGCCGCCGTAGGTTCTGACCGTCGGGAACGGTTCCCCTTCGCCCGTCGGTTCGACCAGTTCTTTCTGTGCGCGCTGACGTTTGACGACGTACTTCGCGGCGGGCTCGCCGTACTCGGCCGGCTGGTAGGGCATGATCTTGACCGACGTAACGACCGACTCGCCTACCTCAAGGTCGTCGGGATCGGCCTCGACATCGAAGGTGAGGTACTCGCGACCGTCCCGTGGATCATACCAGATTACACCGGGCGCGTCGCGGGCCGCATACCGGACGTGGGCGTAGTGCGTGCGTTCGTCGAGTTGCTGGCCGATCTCGATCCCGTCGGCCGGCTGGCCGGCCGCCACACCGCCGTCGGCGGCGATCGCCGCGTCGGCCTCCTCGCTGTCCGTATCCTCGTCGTCCTCGATAGGGTCGAAGAAGACGCCATACGATCCGCTCGCGAACTCCGTGCCAGCGTTCTCGAATCCGTATTCGGCCGCGAGGCGCTCGAGTCGGCTGATAACTTCTTCCTTTCCTTCGGGAACGACCGGTTCAATCCACGCGAGCAGCTCGCCCTCGTTGCCACCGTCGCCGGCACACTCGACGCCGTCGGCCTCGGTGAGCGCCGCCAGAAACTCAGTTTCGTCGTCCTCGTCGTCCGCGTCGGGCTCGTCTTCGTCGGCGTTGTCGTCCTCATCGGTCTCGACTGCCGCAACGACCTCGATTTCATCGACTTCGCCCTTCCGGGTCGAGCCGGCAGCGAGGTAGACGCGGCCACTGTTGACGTTGACGATGAGGTTCTTCATGGCGCTCGTCTTCTTCGCGTCGTCGCTGAACTCAACGCCGATGTAATCGTTGTCCTCGTTAACGTAGGCGACCTCGAGCGCGTTCTTGTACTGCGGAACGCGGATGATGTCGCCTTCGTTCAGTTCCGAAACGACCGTCGCGGCTTGGGTTGGGTAGTCCGTCATTGTCCTTCTACATGTAAACCATAGGTTGCATATATAATAAAGGTATTGGTTTTGGTCAACCATTAGTTTACAGTATGGGCTGTAGTTATTCAGTGCGTGAAGGGTATTACCAACAGTGGTAAAATAGGCCGTTCAAACCCATCTCAGACTGTTCGGTATAGAACGTCGGGGCGGACCGAGGTCTTTAGGGTGCCGTACACACATCAGTATTCTTGCCTGCGGGCGGCCCCCGTCGGGCTTAGGCACTTGACGGGGTGTTCGTAGGCGACTACACCCATGTCTACCGAACTACTGCTGCAGGCGATCGCAGTTGTGTTGCTCGCGGCAAGGCTGTTGCTCGAGCTAACCGCTCGACGGCGTCGTGAGTAGGGCGTTAGAACACTAACGCCCCCGTCGGGCTTAGGCACTCAACAATCAGAACAGACTCCGTGATTAGTCTTCCGACAGTACTCCACTTTCACTTCGGTACGGGAACCCTTACCCGCGACCGTCACGCACACTGTCATATGGCTGCCGACTCCGAAGACCGCCGTGTCACGCAACGCGCGAACTACCTCGCTCGCGCAACCGACCTCCGCAAGAGCGAAGCAAGAGCCGTCGCGTGGAGCGAGCGCGGCTATGCCAACTCCACGATCGGGCGGAAACTCGACACCAGTAAGTCCACCGCGAAGGGGTGGCTCGAGCGCGCCATGGCACAGTACGGCCTCGAGATCGCCGAAGTCCTCCCGCCGGCCCAACTCGAGCCGCCGCTGTCCGAACCCTCCTACGAGCCCGTCGACGAGACGTATCTGGACGAACTGCAAAGCCGGGCCGACAAACAGCGGTGGGCTGAGTGCGTCGAACGCAACGCCGACTCGCTGCCCGCCGAGTGGGTCGCGGACGTGATGGAGCGCCTCGAGCAAGAAGGCTACGTGTCGGTCGGTGACTGATTCTACCGTCGGTCAGAACGCTTCTCGCGTGCCGAGCCACTCCGACTCGAAGCCGAGCCCGCAGTCGGCGTGATAGATCGCCAGATTCGCTTCGAGGTCAGTCACGAGGTAGTGGTCGATCACGTCCCGCAACGCCCCAGCGCGCTCGTCGTCGCCGTCGGACAGGGCCGCGAGATACGCCGGGCCGAGTTCCTCCCCAAAGCGCGTGTTGGTCACCGGCTGGCCGTCCCACTCGGTGACGGGTTCGGGGAAGTCGTAACTCGCGAGGCACTCCTCGAGCTTGGGCCACTTGTCGCCCGTGCGGTCACAGACGGCTTTCCGGTCGGCGAAGATGTCGATATGAGGCTCGAGGGCGGCGTCGGCGACGACGGGGTCGGCGTCCAGTAGCGACAGGCGATCGGCCAGAAACTCGAGGTCGAAGTCCTGGCCGTGATAGGAGACCAACGCGTCGGCCCCGCAGTTCTCGACGAACGCCAGCGCGTCGGTGATCGTCGCGGCCTCGTCGTCCGGGCCGGCCCGATGGAACGGTTCGTACTGGAGTGTCGCATCGGCGCGGTCGTAGACACCGATCCCGACCGAGACCGTTTCGCCCTTGCTGGCCTTGTAGTGGGTCGTTTCGATGTCGAGCGTCGCAAGCGTCTCGTAGCCGGGATCGTCGCGGTCGTATCGCATAGCTGGATTGTCACGCCGCGCTAGGAAAAGCGTGTCGGGGACAGGCGGCCCCCGAATCAGTCCACGGACCTCGAGC encodes:
- a CDS encoding tyrosine-type recombinase/integrase, with the translated sequence MSGDTDARPRDADLTSPTVQETVDRYLEKKLEAGGSRATMKPVLEDFAAFCEDEGIDTVADLDSGDCREYGLELREDFIDGQIAGSTANTYFAYVRAFLSFCVRDELLDTNPAATERAEEFLPEDKPTGETQFWEPEQRERLLEYADERVRMARDEVIDVPLERAYRDRTIVVLLAELGLRGAELFRDSDDKERDGLRWDDVDLDRGHVVVFGKSREYETVGLTEAAHAALERLKRVQEPPTDEWPLFPTDHAPSKYDAVETATGERPETGSDIDSILREREIVPPSITKEGSRETMKDLTNEAGIEVDSEKDEPYLEPHGARRALGGELYEKGYSEVAQKALRHESIETTHKAYSDIQAEKTAKSIDEIRD
- a CDS encoding ribonuclease H-like domain-containing protein, with the protein product MRYDRDDPGYETLATLDIETTHYKASKGETVSVGIGVYDRADATLQYEPFHRAGPDDEAATITDALAFVENCGADALVSYHGQDFDLEFLADRLSLLDADPVVADAALEPHIDIFADRKAVCDRTGDKWPKLEECLASYDFPEPVTEWDGQPVTNTRFGEELGPAYLAALSDGDDERAGALRDVIDHYLVTDLEANLAIYHADCGLGFESEWLGTREAF
- a CDS encoding winged helix-turn-helix domain-containing protein, producing MPKGKSEKTDLQRDILVTWYQNPDATNQEIADACNCSASYVSQITNRFDDYSHMEAMIDQQDREMERMFGDDIFQGMPPAGGGVGASAQAGPGLADIYSEQPDNLVGYIVRALIVLILLYITYEIAMVLVL
- a CDS encoding helix-hairpin-helix domain-containing protein, coding for MYGEPSLFELVVASIILAGTARTYLERDEEDPADEARRLYQEGLIDELEFERRIGEAVDDEFEKIRLVVEDINGVGPKTSKAIAREYTTIEDLRGTDRERLEDVYGVGEETADAVLERVR
- a CDS encoding DUF7526 family protein, yielding MCDRILEGTVTSLYGPDHAQRDHLRPIVRTLADGKHVAIVADDDHGPEGLLEIARSMLALRGIGRTHPPPTLVISDPPFACGDTVRVPVDETTLANLYVQAGDVTVLESTD